In Musa acuminata AAA Group cultivar baxijiao chromosome BXJ2-8, Cavendish_Baxijiao_AAA, whole genome shotgun sequence, one genomic interval encodes:
- the LOC135619966 gene encoding uncharacterized protein LOC135619966 isoform X1, whose protein sequence is MSEMDAKEHLNQSEETAMPSSQQEEEAIKKKYGGIVPKKPPLISKDHERAYFDSADWALGKQGGHAHKPKGPLEALRPKLQPTQQQARSRRSVYASTENEAVDGGNAASEDMSDDNSNNDQCI, encoded by the exons ATGTCAGAAATGGATGCCAAAGAACATTTGAACCAAAGTGAGGAGACTGCCATGCCATCTTCTCAACAAGAG GAGGAAGCAATCAAGAAAAAGTACGGAGGAATTGTACCCAAAAAGCCACCCCTCATATCCAAG GATCATGAACGTGCTTACTTTGATTCAGCCGATTGGGCTTTAGGAAAG CAGGGAGGACATGCTCACAAGCCCAAAGGTCCCCTTGAGGCACTCCGTCCAAAGTTGCAG CCCACACAGCAGCAAGCACGTTCTCGCCGCTCAGTGTATGCATCTACTGAAAATGAAG CTGTAGATGGGGGCAACGCTGCTTCTGAGGATATGAGTGATGATAACAGCAACAACGATCAGTGCATTTGA
- the LOC135619966 gene encoding uncharacterized protein LOC135619966 isoform X3 yields MSEMDAKEHLNQSEETAMPSSQQEEEAIKKKYGGIVPKKPPLISKDHERAYFDSADWALGKQGGHAHKPKGPLEALRPKLQPTQQQARSRRSVYASTENEDGGNAASEDMSDDNSNNDQCI; encoded by the exons ATGTCAGAAATGGATGCCAAAGAACATTTGAACCAAAGTGAGGAGACTGCCATGCCATCTTCTCAACAAGAG GAGGAAGCAATCAAGAAAAAGTACGGAGGAATTGTACCCAAAAAGCCACCCCTCATATCCAAG GATCATGAACGTGCTTACTTTGATTCAGCCGATTGGGCTTTAGGAAAG CAGGGAGGACATGCTCACAAGCCCAAAGGTCCCCTTGAGGCACTCCGTCCAAAGTTGCAG CCCACACAGCAGCAAGCACGTTCTCGCCGCTCAGTGTATGCATCTACTGAAAATGAAG ATGGGGGCAACGCTGCTTCTGAGGATATGAGTGATGATAACAGCAACAACGATCAGTGCATTTGA
- the LOC135619966 gene encoding uncharacterized protein LOC135619966 isoform X4, with the protein MSEMDAKEHLNQSEETAMPSSQQEEEAIKKKYGGIVPKKPPLISKDHERAYFDSADWALGKGGHAHKPKGPLEALRPKLQPTQQQARSRRSVYASTENEDGGNAASEDMSDDNSNNDQCI; encoded by the exons ATGTCAGAAATGGATGCCAAAGAACATTTGAACCAAAGTGAGGAGACTGCCATGCCATCTTCTCAACAAGAG GAGGAAGCAATCAAGAAAAAGTACGGAGGAATTGTACCCAAAAAGCCACCCCTCATATCCAAG GATCATGAACGTGCTTACTTTGATTCAGCCGATTGGGCTTTAGGAAAG GGAGGACATGCTCACAAGCCCAAAGGTCCCCTTGAGGCACTCCGTCCAAAGTTGCAG CCCACACAGCAGCAAGCACGTTCTCGCCGCTCAGTGTATGCATCTACTGAAAATGAAG ATGGGGGCAACGCTGCTTCTGAGGATATGAGTGATGATAACAGCAACAACGATCAGTGCATTTGA
- the LOC135619966 gene encoding uncharacterized protein LOC135619966 isoform X2 → MSEMDAKEHLNQSEETAMPSSQQEEEAIKKKYGGIVPKKPPLISKDHERAYFDSADWALGKGGHAHKPKGPLEALRPKLQPTQQQARSRRSVYASTENEAVDGGNAASEDMSDDNSNNDQCI, encoded by the exons ATGTCAGAAATGGATGCCAAAGAACATTTGAACCAAAGTGAGGAGACTGCCATGCCATCTTCTCAACAAGAG GAGGAAGCAATCAAGAAAAAGTACGGAGGAATTGTACCCAAAAAGCCACCCCTCATATCCAAG GATCATGAACGTGCTTACTTTGATTCAGCCGATTGGGCTTTAGGAAAG GGAGGACATGCTCACAAGCCCAAAGGTCCCCTTGAGGCACTCCGTCCAAAGTTGCAG CCCACACAGCAGCAAGCACGTTCTCGCCGCTCAGTGTATGCATCTACTGAAAATGAAG CTGTAGATGGGGGCAACGCTGCTTCTGAGGATATGAGTGATGATAACAGCAACAACGATCAGTGCATTTGA
- the LOC135619967 gene encoding uncharacterized protein LOC135619967 isoform X2, with product MHRPSLLAPPRPLPLPFLPPPRPHWRFPRGPAVLHRPPRTRLDATSRLPLPILALLSSRRPVAVAAEGVLGSSEEGSDDQEAKFVEVGYVSSTHGIKGELRVMPSTDFPELRFCTPGIRWLRTRISGKELISEVQLTGGRGHPGQKSWIVSLSGIDTVDKAKQIVGSTFLVKEDDRPDLEEGELYTPDLVGMRVVLKESGTLVGTVANVFNFGASDLLEVMLASDDRQDQSSSSKLDSTSCGRHVWVPFVEAIVPEVDMDKREMLITPPKGLLELNLRSDMRPKKERRQLEWKERKRLQQRLIPAKKKLAEMCQTHVLEGLKIGEKVQKSSLARQIVNIDCKLLQHALQSINKPLHSFPEFAGANSAKLLRRSIRVSHEYLRNHTSKQKDDSNYLLYKEGLQLLSRSKTAIIVIINGNICDGDSVPNDGGSKTSLSQFEDLLFGCNGFMKVEEESMTVPLIVVSPAHLIQSYRECLSDNDYFGMNSEKVWVLEELQLPVVSIPMDQNGSKILLKSPWEILQAPIGSGGFFSLLLSHNILPELNKMGVEYVQVCSLNDKATILHPLFLGLVSSCRADVGITMFESSKGEGEDECDMIFSMRHIIRLSRQIEKLQFCAVPEQHVHVEQVDDELVTNYPDAPNSYRLHCPMYASLNSCSLDAVCVVKVFE from the exons ATGCACCGTCCTTCGCTCCTCGCACCACCTCGTCCTCTTCCCCTCCCCTTTCTCCCCCCGCCACGGCCCCACTGGCGCTTCCCCCGTGGCCCGGCCGTCCTCCACAGGCCGCCGAGAACTCGCCTCGACGCCACCTCCCGTCTCCCGCTCCCCATTCTTGCCCTACTCTCTAGCCGGA GGCCGGTAGCCGTCGCTGCTGAAGGCGTTCTTGGCTCGAGCGAAGAAGGAAGTGACGATCAAGAAGCTAAATTTGTTGAGGTTGGATACGTTAGTAGCACGCATGGGATCAAAGGCGAGCTTCGAGTGATGCCAAGCACGGATTTCCCGGAACTTAGGTTCTGCACG CCAGGGATAAGATGGTTGAGGACCCGCATTTCAGGGAAGGAATTGATATCAGAAGTGCAGCTTACAGGTGGGAGAGGCCATCCCGGGCAGAAGAGTTGGATTGTTAGTTTGAGTGGGATCGACACCGTGGACAAG GCTAAGCAGATTGTTGGTTCAACTTTTCTTGTAAAGGAAGATGACAGACCAGACCTGGAGGAAGGCGAACTCTACACCCCTGATCTTGTTGGCATGCGAGTTGTTCTGAAG GAATCAGGCACTCTGGTGGGTACAGTTGCTAATGTATTCAACTTTGGCGCTAGTGATCTTCTCGAAGTCATGCTTGCCAGTGATGATAGACAAGATCAATCTAGTTCATCAAAACTAGATTCAACTTCTTGTGGTCGACATGTATGGGTTCCATTTGTTGAAGCAATAGTTCCTGAAGTGGACATGGATAAGAGAGAAATGTTGATAACTCCTCCAAAAGGTCTACTGGAGCTGAATTTACGTTCTGATATGAGACCAAAGAAAGAAAGGCGTCAGCTG GAATGGAAGGAAAGAAAGAGGTTGCAGCAGCGTCTTATTCCCGCTAAAAAGAAACTTGCTGAAATGTGCCAGACGCATGTTCTAGAAGGATTAAAAATTGGAGAGAAGGTTCAAAAGAGTTCGCTTGCAAGGCAGATTGTAAACATCGACTGTAAATTACTCCAGCATGCTCTACAAAGTATCAACAAACCTCTCCACAG CTTTCCAGAGTTTGCTGGTGCTAATTCAGCTAAATTATTAAGGCGTTCAATCAGAGTATCACATGAGTACCTAAGAAATCATACAAGTAAACAGAAGGATGACTCAAACTATCTATTATACAAAGAAGGTCTGCAGCTACTTTCAAGATCTAAAACTGCTATCATTGTCATTATAAACGGAAACATTTGTGATGGAGATTCTGTGCCAAATGATGGAGGTTCTAAAACTTCACTAAGCCAGTTTGAGGATCTTCTTTTTGGTTGCAATGGATTCATGAAG GTGGAAGAAGAGAGTATGACAGTTCCTCTCATTGTGGTTTCTCCAGCTCATTTAATCCAGTCGTATAGAGAATGTTTGTCAGATAATGACTACTTTGGCATGAATAGTGAGAAG GTTTGGGTCTTAGAAGAATTACAGTTACCAGTTGTTAGTATACCCATGGATCAAAATGGCAGCAAAATCCTGTTAAAGTCACCTTGGGAAATACTTCAAGCACCAATTGGTTCCGGAGGATTTTTCAGTTTACTGTTGTCACATAATATTTTACCTGAACTTAACAAAATGGGTGTTGAATATGTGCAG GTCTGCAGTTTGAATGATAAAGCCACAATCCTGCATCCCTTGTTCCTTGGGTTGGTAAGTTCCTGCAGAGCAGATGTAGGGATCACAATGTTTGAGAGCAgcaagggggagggggaggacgAGTGTGACATGATATTTTCCATGAGGCACATCATCAGGTTATCAAGACAAATTGAGAAGCTCCAGTTTTGCGCCGTTCCGGAGCAGCATGTGCATGTTGAGCAGGTGGATGATGAGTTGGTCACCAACTATCCAGATGCACCTAATTCTTATCGTCTACATTGTCCAATGTATGCCTCCCTGAACTCATGTTCCCTGGACGCTGTGTGTGTTGTGAAGGTCTTTGAATAA
- the LOC135619967 gene encoding uncharacterized protein LOC135619967 isoform X1 yields the protein MHRPSLLAPPRPLPLPFLPPPRPHWRFPRGPAVLHRPPRTRLDATSRLPLPILALLSSRRPVAVAAEGVLGSSEEGSDDQEAKFVEVGYVSSTHGIKGELRVMPSTDFPELRFCTPGIRWLRTRISGKELISEVQLTGGRGHPGQKSWIVSLSGIDTVDKAKQIVGSTFLVKEDDRPDLEEGELYTPDLVGMRVVLKESGTLVGTVANVFNFGASDLLEVMLASDDRQDQSSSSKLDSTSCGRHVWVPFVEAIVPEVDMDKREMLITPPKGLLELNLRSDMRPKKERRQLEWKERKRLQQRLIPAKKKLAEMCQTHVLEGLKIGEKVQKSSLARQIVNIDCKLLQHALQSINKPLHRFCFLCFPEFAGANSAKLLRRSIRVSHEYLRNHTSKQKDDSNYLLYKEGLQLLSRSKTAIIVIINGNICDGDSVPNDGGSKTSLSQFEDLLFGCNGFMKVEEESMTVPLIVVSPAHLIQSYRECLSDNDYFGMNSEKVWVLEELQLPVVSIPMDQNGSKILLKSPWEILQAPIGSGGFFSLLLSHNILPELNKMGVEYVQVCSLNDKATILHPLFLGLVSSCRADVGITMFESSKGEGEDECDMIFSMRHIIRLSRQIEKLQFCAVPEQHVHVEQVDDELVTNYPDAPNSYRLHCPMYASLNSCSLDAVCVVKVFE from the exons ATGCACCGTCCTTCGCTCCTCGCACCACCTCGTCCTCTTCCCCTCCCCTTTCTCCCCCCGCCACGGCCCCACTGGCGCTTCCCCCGTGGCCCGGCCGTCCTCCACAGGCCGCCGAGAACTCGCCTCGACGCCACCTCCCGTCTCCCGCTCCCCATTCTTGCCCTACTCTCTAGCCGGA GGCCGGTAGCCGTCGCTGCTGAAGGCGTTCTTGGCTCGAGCGAAGAAGGAAGTGACGATCAAGAAGCTAAATTTGTTGAGGTTGGATACGTTAGTAGCACGCATGGGATCAAAGGCGAGCTTCGAGTGATGCCAAGCACGGATTTCCCGGAACTTAGGTTCTGCACG CCAGGGATAAGATGGTTGAGGACCCGCATTTCAGGGAAGGAATTGATATCAGAAGTGCAGCTTACAGGTGGGAGAGGCCATCCCGGGCAGAAGAGTTGGATTGTTAGTTTGAGTGGGATCGACACCGTGGACAAG GCTAAGCAGATTGTTGGTTCAACTTTTCTTGTAAAGGAAGATGACAGACCAGACCTGGAGGAAGGCGAACTCTACACCCCTGATCTTGTTGGCATGCGAGTTGTTCTGAAG GAATCAGGCACTCTGGTGGGTACAGTTGCTAATGTATTCAACTTTGGCGCTAGTGATCTTCTCGAAGTCATGCTTGCCAGTGATGATAGACAAGATCAATCTAGTTCATCAAAACTAGATTCAACTTCTTGTGGTCGACATGTATGGGTTCCATTTGTTGAAGCAATAGTTCCTGAAGTGGACATGGATAAGAGAGAAATGTTGATAACTCCTCCAAAAGGTCTACTGGAGCTGAATTTACGTTCTGATATGAGACCAAAGAAAGAAAGGCGTCAGCTG GAATGGAAGGAAAGAAAGAGGTTGCAGCAGCGTCTTATTCCCGCTAAAAAGAAACTTGCTGAAATGTGCCAGACGCATGTTCTAGAAGGATTAAAAATTGGAGAGAAGGTTCAAAAGAGTTCGCTTGCAAGGCAGATTGTAAACATCGACTGTAAATTACTCCAGCATGCTCTACAAAGTATCAACAAACCTCTCCACAGGTTCTGCTTCCTCTG CTTTCCAGAGTTTGCTGGTGCTAATTCAGCTAAATTATTAAGGCGTTCAATCAGAGTATCACATGAGTACCTAAGAAATCATACAAGTAAACAGAAGGATGACTCAAACTATCTATTATACAAAGAAGGTCTGCAGCTACTTTCAAGATCTAAAACTGCTATCATTGTCATTATAAACGGAAACATTTGTGATGGAGATTCTGTGCCAAATGATGGAGGTTCTAAAACTTCACTAAGCCAGTTTGAGGATCTTCTTTTTGGTTGCAATGGATTCATGAAG GTGGAAGAAGAGAGTATGACAGTTCCTCTCATTGTGGTTTCTCCAGCTCATTTAATCCAGTCGTATAGAGAATGTTTGTCAGATAATGACTACTTTGGCATGAATAGTGAGAAG GTTTGGGTCTTAGAAGAATTACAGTTACCAGTTGTTAGTATACCCATGGATCAAAATGGCAGCAAAATCCTGTTAAAGTCACCTTGGGAAATACTTCAAGCACCAATTGGTTCCGGAGGATTTTTCAGTTTACTGTTGTCACATAATATTTTACCTGAACTTAACAAAATGGGTGTTGAATATGTGCAG GTCTGCAGTTTGAATGATAAAGCCACAATCCTGCATCCCTTGTTCCTTGGGTTGGTAAGTTCCTGCAGAGCAGATGTAGGGATCACAATGTTTGAGAGCAgcaagggggagggggaggacgAGTGTGACATGATATTTTCCATGAGGCACATCATCAGGTTATCAAGACAAATTGAGAAGCTCCAGTTTTGCGCCGTTCCGGAGCAGCATGTGCATGTTGAGCAGGTGGATGATGAGTTGGTCACCAACTATCCAGATGCACCTAATTCTTATCGTCTACATTGTCCAATGTATGCCTCCCTGAACTCATGTTCCCTGGACGCTGTGTGTGTTGTGAAGGTCTTTGAATAA